In Flavobacterium piscisymbiosum, the sequence CATCGAAATTGGCAATCCTGAATTTCCTCTTTGTGAGAAATTATCAACGTGAACCCCAATTCCGTTATCAAAATTAAAGCCATAAATAGGAATTGAATCGGCATGAATGAAATTAGCTTTGAATGCTTTTATACTTCCTGAGCTTACTTTTAAGGTATTGATCAAATTGTTTGGGACAAGACTTTTTCGTAAAGTATCTTTTCCTATAATAAAATTCACATTTCCTTTTTTAGACGATCTTCCATAATATAATGTTGGATTATCTAAAGTTGTTGCGTATTTATTAAGACCTGCTTCGTATTGAACCCAGGTTGTATTTGCTTTATCATTTGCAAAAAACACATGGCCGTTTACTCCAAATGGACTAATAGGATTTTTGATATTTAAATACGATAGTGTTTTCCAGTTTTTAGAATAAGTAGATTTAACAGATCCTCTGGAAGCTGCAGATTCTGAAGTTATCGAAACAAAACCAACACCGTTACCGCCAAAACGTTCCTGATAATTCGATCGAACATCCTGCACGATCAAATCTCCGTCTGTCATGGAATCTCCATAATAAGCGATCCTTACTTTGGCTTGTGGATTCTTTTCAAGCTGATATAATTTTTCATAAAAAGAAATTAGGTATTGATATCCTTTATAATTATCAAAAGTTTCAGATGGAAATTCGATTCCCTCAGCAGCACCAAAAGTAATTTTTTCTCCTGCTTCCTTTTTTTCACTTTCAGAAATACTGTCTCCTTTTAGCGCCAACGAATCGTTTGCTACAGATTCTAAAAGCAAACTATCAATAAGTACGTTTTTAGAATCTACTTTACTATCCGGAAAAATTTTATCAGGTAAGATTTGTTTAAATCCAATGAAAGCCACGAATGCCAATGCTACAATTGCAAAAGACTGAAAAAAATAAGATTTTGTATTCACTAGTAGTTATAAATTTGAAGAAAGGATTAACTAATTTTTTTTATCAAAATTTTCTGCCATTTCCTTATAAAAAAGTATGTGCAAAGATAGAATTAAACATTAATTTATGAATTATTTTTTTCATTAAAATAAAACAAAAAAAGAGGCTAGATGAATCTAACCTCTTTATCAAAAAAAAATAAAAAAAACAAAGTTAATGATTAACTAAATTTTAATGTATTGTATGATATAATATTGGCTCTCAAAGCTTAAAACCAAAGTCTTCAGTTCCACTAAAATCAGCATGAATAATTTTGTTTTCATTACGAAACTATTACGAAGAGTATATTATACCTCTTAAATATTTTCTTAGAATGTTGTAGTACTATTTGCTTGGTAAGCAAAATTAAAAGTATAATATCTTGGTGTAGAATCTGCCGCTGGAGTTGCTGGTGCACCTTTATAATAACTTAAGATTTCAAATTTTGCGTATTTTCCATCGTGAGTTTTAACAACAAAAACTTTTCCTGCAATAGGAGAAATTATAGTGTTTGCATAATTATACCATCCTTGTCCGGCTACTGCAGGAATTGAGTAAACTGTAGCTGCATCTTGTTTAAAAGTACTTGCTGCAGGAAATGTCGTCACAGCTCCAAAAGTGTTAGAAACAGTACTAATAGCTCCAGATCCTGTTCTTGCTGGTTCACCTGAATCATCAACGTTGACTTTAACTCCTCCGTTTACAATAATAACCGTTCCACGAAAAGCGATATCCCATTTGTCGGTAGTAACAATTTTGTTTTCAGAGAAACTGAATCTCGTAAATTCACCACTCGCCGCTCCTGCTTGTCCTCCTCCTGTTTGTGGAGCATTAAGATCTGAAACTTTTGTTGTTACAACTACTTCAGTAGTTGTGTCTTTATCATCATCACTGCTACAAGATGCAGTAAAAAGTACTAGTGCTAAAAGCGAAAGTTTTAAAAAATTTGTTTTCATAGTAATGGTATTTAAATAATTGTTGATTTTTAAAAATTGTATTGAATTCGTGCATAAATCTGCCTTCCTGAAAGACTAGGAATTTGGCCAGGATCTGTGTAATCAAATAAATTATTAGCTCCGGCCTGAAGCATGAATTTATCCATAATGTATTTTGAGGCTGATAAATTTGCTATAAAATAATCTCCTATAAAATTGTCGTAATTGTCGAGAATTCCGTTTCCATTGGTGTCAAACAGTCCGTATTTGCTTCGATAAAGAACACGCAAGTTGATGTCTGTTTTAATTGACGGGATGGCATAAGCAAATTTAATATTGGCAGTATGTTTGGATCTGTTGTATAAACCGAAATAGTCTGATTTATCAATTTTAATTGTTTGCAAATCAGAATTCCTGATATATTGATGCTCTTCAAAATTATCAACAACTGATTTGTCTTTGGCAGTTAAATATTGGTAGCCAAGCGAAACTGAAAATTCTTTCGTAAAATCATAAGCAGAATTAAACTCTAAACCATAAGTAAAAACTTTACTGTAATTGAAGTAGCTAAAAATGTTTTGTCCATTTTTTTTGGTAGCAACAACACCTGTATCAATTAAATCGCTTATAGTATTGTAGAAAGCATTTAGTTCTATTTTAAGTTTGTTTTTTTTATAATATCCTCCAAAATTAAAATTGATAGAGCTTTCCGGCTTCAGGGGTTCATCAAAATTGATTCCCGCTACTCGAAACGAAAGTAAATCCTGGTTTGCAAATTCATCTAATCGGGCTTCGGCTACATTATATCCTAAAACAGTATATCCTACTGATGGATTTGTAAAATCAAAATACAACTGACGGAAATCTGGTGCTTTGTACCCGTATCCTACTGAACCTTTAAGAGAAAAACTGTTAGTGAATTTATAATTTACGGCTAATTTTGGACTAAATTGTGATGCATATTCGCTATGATTATCATATCTGAATCCGGCAAGAATATTTAATTTTTCGGTAGGATTATAATCATATTGCAGATAAACATATTGCGAATTA encodes:
- a CDS encoding HmuY family protein; protein product: MKTNFLKLSLLALVLFTASCSSDDDKDTTTEVVVTTKVSDLNAPQTGGGQAGAASGEFTRFSFSENKIVTTDKWDIAFRGTVIIVNGGVKVNVDDSGEPARTGSGAISTVSNTFGAVTTFPAASTFKQDAATVYSIPAVAGQGWYNYANTIISPIAGKVFVVKTHDGKYAKFEILSYYKGAPATPAADSTPRYYTFNFAYQANSTTTF
- a CDS encoding SGNH/GDSL hydrolase family protein: MNTKSYFFQSFAIVALAFVAFIGFKQILPDKIFPDSKVDSKNVLIDSLLLESVANDSLALKGDSISESEKKEAGEKITFGAAEGIEFPSETFDNYKGYQYLISFYEKLYQLEKNPQAKVRIAYYGDSMTDGDLIVQDVRSNYQERFGGNGVGFVSITSESAASRGSVKSTYSKNWKTLSYLNIKNPISPFGVNGHVFFANDKANTTWVQYEAGLNKYATTLDNPTLYYGRSSKKGNVNFIIGKDTLRKSLVPNNLINTLKVSSGSIKAFKANFIHADSIPIYGFNFDNGIGVHVDNFSQRGNSGLPISMFNANVMQGFNNSLKYDLVILHYGTNVLNYGTKNYSWYQRGMTKAVNKIKESFPGVSILIISTADKSTKYDMEMKTDSAVVPLMKAQKRYALETESGFVNLYTLMGGDGSMVKWVDESPAKANKDYTHFNQRGAKAIGKLLYDQLNKGYEQYKALRENRETDVNKRKAVRKTNTDSVSVKNDSVND